Proteins encoded together in one Meles meles chromosome 7, mMelMel3.1 paternal haplotype, whole genome shotgun sequence window:
- the LOC123946431 gene encoding olfactory receptor 6C2-like, with translation MRNYTAITTFILLGLTDDPQLQILLFIFLLLTYILSVTGNLTIITLTLVDSHLKTPMYFFLRNFSFLEVSFTTVCIPRFLYSISTGDNTITYNACASQIFFVFLFGATEFFLLEAMSYDRYVAICKPLHYMTIMNNRVCTLLILCCWVSGLMIILPPLSLGLQIEFCDSNAIDHFGCDAGPLLKISCSDTWVLEQMVILVAVFALIITLVCVFLSYTYIVRTILRFPSVQQRKKAFSTCSSHMIVVSISYGSCIFIYIKPSAKEEVAINKGVSVLNTSVAPLLNPFIYTLRNKQVQQAFNDFTKKMTFLSKNLKF, from the coding sequence ATGAGAAACTACACAGCAATAACAACTTTTATCCTGCTGGGACTGACAGATGACCCACAACTGCAAATCCTGCTTTTTATCTTTCTATTGCTCACCTATATCTTGAGTGTAACAGGGAACCTGACAATTATAACCCTCACATTGGTAGACTCTCATCTTAAAACCCCTATGtacttttttcttagaaatttctctttcttagaaGTCTCATTTACCACTGTATGTATTCCTAGATTCCTATACAGTATATCAACTGGGGACAATACTATTACCTACAATGCTTGTGCAagtcaaatattttttgtttttctctttggagCAACAGAATTTTTTCTCCTGGAAGCCATGTCCTATGATCGCTATGTTGCTATCTGTAAACCCCTTCATTACATGACCATCATGAACAATAGGGTGTGCACCTTATTAATCCTCTGTTGCTGGGTGTCTGGTTTGATGATCATTCTCCCTCCCCTAAGCTTGGGCCTCCAGATTGAATTCTGTGACTCCAATGCCATTGATCATTTTGGCTGTGACGCAGGTCCCCTCCTAAAGATCTCATGTTCAGATACATGGGTACTAGAACAAATGGTTATCCTTGTGGCCGTATTTGCACTCATTATCACCCTAGTGTGTGTATTTCTGTCCTACACATACATCGTCAGGACAATTCTGAGATTCCCCTCTgtccaacaaagaaaaaaggccTTTTCTACCTGCTCATCACACATGATTGTTGTTTCCATCTCCTATGGTAGCTGCATCTTCATCTATATCAAGCCATCAGCAAAAGAAGAGGTAGCCATAAATAAAGGTGTTTCAGTGCTCAACACTTCTGTTGCACCCCTGTTGAACCCCTTCATTTACACGTTGAGGAATAAGCAAGTGCAACAAGCTTTTAATGATTTCACAAAGAAGATgacatttctttcaaagaacctgaAGTTTTAA